In Sorghum bicolor cultivar BTx623 chromosome 8, Sorghum_bicolor_NCBIv3, whole genome shotgun sequence, one genomic interval encodes:
- the LOC8065243 gene encoding uncharacterized protein LOC8065243, whose amino-acid sequence MHAHAPEPMATGDGDDDAQQQQDGEQPPVVLITGCAKGGIGYEYCQAFAGLGCHVVATDIPDRVPSLAADLADTPSTEALPLDVTSDASVSAAVGAVLARHGRIDVLVNNAGVGCTGPLAELPGAAVSRAVDVNFLGQVRTVRAVAPHMAARGTGRVVNVGSVVGTAATPWAAPYCASKAAVHAATDALRLELRPFGVHVVKVVPGAVRSGLGRANATQLAAAAAGQQDHQWRMYRGFAAAIEERGRASQTSKSTDAGVFARHVARRVMSARPPREIVYGNMTLLFAVLAASPAWVRDAFFAWRFGLNKKPR is encoded by the coding sequence ATGCACGCACACGCACCCGAACCCATGGCgaccggcgacggcgacgacgacgcccAGCAGCAGCAAGACGGCGAGCAGCCGCCGGTGGTGCTCATCACGGGGTGCGCCAAGGGCGGGATCGGGTACGAGTACTGCCAGGCCTTTGCGGGGCTAGGCTGCCACGTGGTGGCCACCGACATCCCCGACCGTGTCCCCAGCCTAGCCGCCGACCTCGCGGACACGCCGTCCACGGAAGCACTCCCGCTGGACGTCACCTCCGACGCGAGCGTCTCCGCCGCCGTCGGCGCCGTGCTGGCGCGTCACGGCCGGATCGACGTGCTGGTCAACAACGCCGGGGTCGGGTGCACGGGCCCGCTAGCGGAGCTTCCGGGCGCCGCGGTGTCCCGCGCGGTGGACGTCAACTTCCTGGGCCAGGTCCGCACGGTGCGCGCCGTGGCGCCGCACATGGCGGCGCGCGGGACCGGGCGCGTCGTCAACGTGGGCAGCGTGGTGGGCACCGCCGCCACGCCATGGGCGGCGCCGTACTGCGCGTCCAAGGCCGCCGTGCACGCCGCCACCGACGCGCTGCGGCTCGAGCTCCGCCCCTTCGGCGTGCACGTCGTCAAGGTCGTCCCGGGCGCCGTCAGGTCAGGGCTGGGACGCGCCAACGCCACccagctcgccgccgccgccgccggacagCAGGACCATCAGTGGCGGATGTACCGGGGCTTCGCGGCGGCGATCGAGGAGCGTGGACGGGCGTCGCAGacgagcaagtccaccgacgcCGGCGTCTTCGCTAGGCACGTCGCGCGACGGGTCATGAGCGCGCGACCGCCCAGGGAGATCGTCTACGGCAACATGACGCTGCTGTTCGCGGTGCTCGCCGCGTCGCCTGCGTGGGTGCGCGACGCATTCTTCGCGTGGCGCTTCGGGCTCAACAAGAAGCCACGGTAG